The following is a genomic window from Zea mays cultivar B73 unplaced genomic scaffold, Zm-B73-REFERENCE-NAM-5.0 scaffold_54, whole genome shotgun sequence.
TCTTCCAGCTTGAAAGACAAGGTCCTTATTCAAAACTGGCTCCTTCGAGTTAGTCTTTATTGTTTCATAGAAAGGCTTCCTTCTACGACTGGAGTGAAATCCTCTATGCTGACATAAGCGGAGAGGCAAGCAACAACCATTATATTGAACCTGCCCTGAAGGCTTTGTTTGCCTAAGTGCATAAGTCAAAGAAGGGTTTTCTTGCCGAAAGCAGTGTTCAGACCTCAATCTGTAGCGGCGCACTTCCCTCTTATGATTGCTTTTCAAGGACATCCGGATAAGGGGACTGAGAGAGTAGATATGGGACTTTTCCTCATAAAAGCCTATATAGGTGGGTGGTATGATAGTAAGTCTTTTCCTACTGATGTGTTCAGTCGATGGCTTGATTCTCCTCCGGGCGTGAATTGGAAGGGCCAAGGGTTTACAATGAAACAAATTGCGTATAATTTGCACGGCGATACGAACAGTATAGAATTTCTGCACTCCTTATATGCAGACTTAGTTAGTCAAGGGAAGGGGTGCATAGCCAATACTTCCTTCTCAGAAGTGGCTACGAACCACGGTGTCGGGGGTTCGAATCCACTTCTGAGCGGGCTGGCGGCTCCACCGGGAGCGAGCCTACTGAAGGAAAGTTTTATTGTTGAACTTCTATTTTTATCCAATATTTATCTTTTGTTTGGAAAAACCAAACCCACATATTGATCTTTAAGTCTCCCTTTCTCTTTTGGGAGCAGATCTTTCAAAGATGGGAAATTCCAATGATTCTTTCCGTTTTGTCGAGCCCTGCTTTGGTCTCTGGTTTGATGGTTGTACGTGCTAAAAATCCGGTACATTCCGTTTTGTTTCCCATCCTAGTCTTTTGCGACACTTCTGGTTTACTTATTTTGTTAGGTCTCGACTTCTCCGCTATGATCTTCCCAGTAGTTCATATAGGAGCTATTGCCGTTTCATTCCTATTCGTGGTTATGATGTTCAATATTCAAATAGCGGAGATTCACGAAGAAGTATTGCGCTATTTACCAGTGAGTGGTATTATTGGACTGATCTTTTGGTGGGAAATGTTCTTCATTTTAGATAATGAAACCATTCCATTACTACCAACCCACAGAAATACGACCTCTCTGAAATATACGGTTTATGCCGGAAAGGTACGAAGTTGGACTAATTTGGAAACATTGGGCAATTTACTTTATACCTACTATTCCGTCTGGTTTTTGGTTTCTAGTCTGATTTTATTAGTAGCTATGATTGGGGCTATAGTACTTACTATGCATAGGACTACAAAGGTGAAAAGACAGGATGTATTCCGACGAAATGCCTTGGATTCTAGGAGGACTACTATTCATATTCAGAACAGAAGGTTCTTCTCCCACAAAGGGGATGACGCACCTGTCCCCCCCGCTGATCCGGAATCCATTTAATCTGATTTGGCAGAGAGAATAGAAAGGATTTATAGGCGGGCCGGGGAGGAGCAATCTTTAGTAGAAGCCGGGACTACGCCAAGGGAACTTGTAGATAACGTCCTGCCAGAGGGGGCGGAGCTACCGCTTCTACAAGAAACCTGGGTTCAGTTTGTACGGGACGAGTCACACAGCGAGTTTTGGGTAGAGATCGATTCGATAATCTGCTAAGGAAATATGGGCACGCGGCGCGCGGTGAGCCCGACACCCCCGATCCCGATGCTCGAGCCTGATGCCCCTCAATCAGGAGGAGGCGACTCAGCGGGGAGCACGGGGGAAGAAAATTGTCCGGGGGCGGGGAAGGAAAGTAGGAACCTCCGAAGGCCCGCCCGAGTCAAGGAAGCGCAAAAGTTATTCTGATTCTGATTCCGGGGGGGATGATGGGAGTGACCCTGCTCCGGATCCTTCTCCTTTCTTTTGATTTTGACTAAAATGAGAGGTGGAGAAATTGAGTTCTTTTGAGCAGCGTTGTCTGTAGTAGAGTAGcttttttttttttcttttacagAAAGAAGGCGAGGCCCACCTGCCTTCTCTAGGTACTTTACTTGGAAAGGTGTCACCGCCTTCCTTCTTCTCTAGGTACTTTACTTGGAAAGGTAGGTGCGGGAAAGAAGAGCGGGTATGTGGGCTTCTTTCAATCGAAACTTTTTTGAAGCCGTCAAACTTTATCGTTTCATTATAGATGGATCTAAAACATTGCGTTGCAGAGTGGAGGCGTGAAGAAGGTTAAGAGAAGCAAGCCAAAGGAAAGAAAAAGCAACTTGATACAATATTGAAGATAAACACTCAGGAAAGCACTGGGTCAACTGACTCCACTAGCCAGCTTCTGCTTCAGAACTTACTTCAAAGAGGCTGACTTAGCACTTAGCATAATGCTTTTGTTCCGGTGCATAAAAGTAAGTGAGCAGGTGGGTGAGTCCAAAGGTTTTTCCGAAGCGCGAAGGACTTGCAGTTCTAAAATAGGAAGGGCTCTGTACTCAAATCAAAGCAAAGTAGTAGTTTCATAGGTCGTTGTGCTAGAGCTAAGATTTATATGAAAGTGTGAGGGGAAGCCATTTCCAGCTTCTACTTTCTGCGAACCGGGCTCATTACCGGCCTACAGTAGCATTCTACTGTGAGCTTTCTCACTGCGGATCGCCTTGATTCACTGATCGTTGACAGCTACTCAGGAGAGGTTATCCTTTGCCAGACTTTGTGTTGAGATGAGTTCTCCGCTTCCCGAAAAGATGATTTTTGTCAATCAGCGTAGAGTGGTGGATTATAAAGTGGTACAGTCCGAATGGGTTGGTTCAAGCTAGCTGTTCTTACTGAACAGGTGTTTTAGCATTCTTTTCGAATTCGAAGTTGCGGGGTGCTTTGGCTTTTCAAAGTTCTCAAAGAGAATAAAGTAAAGGCGCTACGCGTGGATCGAATTAAAGTAACGTAAGGTTTCGTAAGAAACAATTGAATAAGCGTATCAAAGAGAATGAGGTCTAGCACTCCGAAATACCATTGAGAAAGAGCAATAGAACAAGGTTAGAATAAGATCTCCAAAATGGTTGATGACTCCCACAACTTGTCAGGCTGCATTCCCGTGAAATTGTTTTGGGACAATTCCAGTTTTACTATCTATGCGGTAGCTCAGCCAAGTAATCTGGTATCTCACCATTAAGACGGTTACCTAGCAAGTTCAGCTCTGTGAGGTTCTTGCATCCTTTAAATGAATGTCTCTAGAATACTCCCAGTCAGATTGTTATTGTGCAATATGAGTGACTGCAGAGAGTTGGCTTGACATATCTCGGCTGGGATAGAATAGAACCTGAGAGCTGGTTGGTTTCTGCAGAGAAACTAACAAGATGCTGCAATGGCAGCGCTGGCAGAGGCCCACGGAACATGTTTTCTGCAAGAGATATGGATCGAACACTCGCCCTGTTCCGTATCCAATCTGGAATATGACCCGTAAGTTTGTTCCCTTCAACGAAAATTGTGGCAATAGCTTCTAAATCTGCAAGTTCTTCAGGGATAGAGCCTGTGAAGGCATTGAAGGGACGGACAGATTTTTGAGCGTAAGCTTCTTGCAGTTACTAAGCTCTTTTGGTATGCTCCCACTGAGCCCAGCACCTTTGCAAACAGCCGAGTTAGATTGCCCAGCTCACCGACAGATGTTGGCAGTTCAGCATTGAAGTAGTTCTCTGATATATAAAGTTCCTTCTTTTGAGACCACCAATTGACCAAGGGATGGTGCCTGTGAACTTGCATCCGGGGAGTTGAAGAACTTTTAGCAGCTTCAGGTTACCAATCTCTTCTGGAATGCTTCCACTAAGACCATTCTGTCTCTAAATTAGCAATTCCTTATTTTCCAGTTGACCAATCTCCCTAGGTATTGGCCCCACCAAACTGTTTGATGAGAGATCAAGTGTCAACTGGTTCACCAACGCAGTTATTCCCGGGAATATTTATCCCGTGAGGTTATTCTGGCTTGCATCAAGGTGCTAGAGCCGAGACTGGTTACCAAAAGCAGCTGGTATCGACCCGTTGAATGTGTTCATGTGAAGGTCCAGGATATCCTCGAGGATGAAGGCCAGATCACGCCCAATTCGATCCTTGAAAGACCCATTGCACTACAGCGGCAGCTCGGGCTCGAGCAACGGCGGGAGATAAGTCTTCTCTTCATTCAGCATTCAGTCTATCTTCGGAAAGCAGCAATAATTGATGCACGCAGACGATGGTTAAATGCTTTCTTGATTTACTACTAATAGGTGGTGTCTAGACGCTAGGAAAAAGTGAGGATTATAGCTTCTGCCCCATAGACCATTCGGAAAGGAGTCTGTCCCTTCGGTCTTATATGTTAGTATAGGTTGGTTCTTCCGAATGCACATAAGACCACTGGTCACCCTCAATCCTTAGCATTGAACTTGACTGATTTGGCTAAGATCTGGGGAACTAGAGCAGTCCCCAGAGGGCACTACACAAGGCAGGAGAGGCAATAGCGAAGCGAAGCCCTAGTTCAATCGAGGATGGATTCATTGAGTGGGCGAGGAAGATGATTGGTATGGGAAGATCGGTCTTTCACTAATGGAGCATCTCCACCCTAGCCTTGAAGTTGAACATCCGGGGATATCTAAATATTGAACCAGTGATTAAAAAGAATGGCAAGACTGCGGTTGAAGTCCCAGCTGGAAATCCAAATTGCTCGAACACAAAAAATCTAGACAAAGGAAAGAAACCTGGTTTGCATATTTTCGTATATGCCCAACTAATCTATCGCATAGGAAGATCGCCCCTGTAAGTTTATTTCACACATTATGTTACTTTGTTTATGGTGTGGAAATAAATATCAATATTCTAACTTGCCGCTTTCTATGGATGCATCCTCTACTCTAGTGCTTACCTGTCCTACTTTCTTTAATTCATTCCTATTTCCTCTCCTGTACTTATATTTATCTTGCCTGCGGCAGTTTTGTAATCAATTTCTACTAGGGATAGGGAGCGTGAACTTTCTCTCATCCAGTGAATGAGTTACCTGAAGATCGATGGCATATAAAACGCCCTAATTCAATATAAAATCTGTTATTTCACTTTCAAAATGCCCCGTTCGCACTTGCTTGAGTGAGGCGCAAGCCGTTTTCTTGCTAGGCAAGATAGGTCAACGGATAGCTTGTTGGTTGATACGGGACCCCTTCTCAACTTCATGTGTTTTGTAACTGCCATAAAGCAAGGCCATAGTCCAACATTCCATCCTTTTCCACCGCTGTATTGGCTTCTGCTTCTCTTCCTTTTGCCGAGGAAGATCTGCTTCTCTTGCATCCTCCAGTCTTAAATTCCTATCCGTACTAGACTAGACCTTCCCTTAGCCATCAACCTACCGAACCCAGGAATGAGATCCACAAGGAAAGAGATTGGCAGAAATCCAGAAAGAATGATGCACAAGAAATGGTTAGAACCTCGAGAATAGATGCGAATAGCAGCTCAGATCAGATCCGAGATGGAGCAGCAATAAAGCAAAGAGGAGCAGAAAGGTTCGAATCGAATCGCAAGCAGCTGACTAGAGAGAGATGAGTTGAGAAATAAAGACTATCCAAATATTGGATAAGTTGTTTCGTAATTCATCTTTGTCATTGACTTCGGCCTCTCATTTATCCTTATTTGGTAGCTGAGAAGTGAAGCACAACAAAGTTTTAATAGATCTCTTCCTGTCATTCAATAACCATCCTTTATTTTTGCAGTATAGAGAAGTGATTAGCCGGTGCCCAGGATAAGGTAGTGGAACTGGTGCGTATCAGGTTTGGCATTAGCTCTTTTGAATAATAGAGCTGAGCAGCTAAGAACAGATAGCAATCTGGAACAGCTCTGAAATGCAAATAAAATGATGATTGGTCCTAGCTTATGGGTTGCGATAAGACAGTTTCGAAGGTTCTAGCCATCTCAAGGAAGTATATAAGTAGCTATCGGCACCTTTTGAAGAAGGAGGCTCGGTAGCAGAGATGTTGAGTAAAGTCTAGATGACACGAACCCTAGCAGATCTGCTATAGCAAAGTGGTAAGTTACCAGCGGTGTCGATAGAATAGAAGAGAAGCATCAGAGCGAGCGTTATAGATCAGTCAGCATTAGCGACATCAattctgctacagttttgttAAAGAAAGGTGAATACATTCTAAAAAGTCTAAAACTCATCTTATTTCTTAAAGAGCATATAACAACAAACGATTTCACTTACAAGGGGGTGCAGCTGCAGGAACTGGGTGCTGTGCCGCCCGCTGCCTACTTAATGTTTCGCTTGCCTTCTACACTTCTGCAATGGGAGTCACCACATGAGATGCTATTTTTCACCTTTCGCTATTATTCGCTCTTGCGTGTCTTTGGAGCCCGATCTTTCCCTTGCTTACGCCCCTAGAAACTCCGTGAAAAAACCACCTCGTTTTTCCATAAATAAAGGATTCCTAATAAAGTTTTTACATATCATATCCCAGCGGTATTTTTTTAATAATTTTTGCATAAATAAAGTATAATTTCCACAAAATAACACTTTTAGGCGCCCACTTGAAATTCAACTTAACGTTGGACGTTGACCAGGCCCTCTCTATTGCCAGAATTGGGGACTGGCTCTTCTCCACAACTAGAAAACACAGAACTGCCAGAGGTTTGGTCATAACCAGCACGCACCCTCGCCAATTTCGTTCTAAGctcaatccaagattgtgatcgggTTGCCTTTCGATATAACTTGGTTCAAGCTTGGATCCAGTGGATAGATACTTTAAACGATGGTAGGAACGGGAGCTACCCTGGATCACTTGAGGAAGTAAGAACGCAAGTCTCTCAGTTGAAATTAGATCGTTCCAGGATAATAGCTGAAGCGGCTGAGAACTCCCAAAGAGAAGAGAACCAGCTTAAGGAGCAGGTATCCGGAGTATCAGCAAGCTATAAATAGCTTTAGGATTGTATGAATAGAGTTGAGGATCAAGTATCCCTCATATTTAGATCCCCCGTTGGGAAAAGCCCCTTTTTTAAATCCTTTCACGCTTTCCCTTTGCCGAAGGCCGGCCTCTTTAGTTCCTACGTTTTCGGAAAAGAAGGTGAGACGCTAGCTAGCAACGGGAAAAAACGAGTAGTTAAAGATGTGAATGTAAGACTACTCGAAAGTACTTCCATTTTTATTATATTATATAGTTTCTAATAGAGAGTACAGTTGTATCTATGTGCGAAACGACGAAAGAAAGATGGAAGGCCCAAAGAGCTCTACAGTAGTGCCCCGGAATGGGGTCGTAGAGCCGGTAACCCACTCTGTTTAGTATTTTGATTTCGTTCAAGGTGTTGCTCTGTCAAATAGAGATTGTGTGGGTGTTCAGTCTACCACTCATGTTCACGTTCTACAAATCTAAGGGAGTGCTCCTAGACTGGACGACTTCCCGTAAATAACCTAGTTCATGTTCCTTTGAAAGAAATAAAATGAAAGCTTTTGAAGCGAAGATGTCAACGCGGTGCTAGGTTTGCGCCGGCCACGATTATTTATAAGTATATTGGAAAGAAGAGTGACTAGGCTACGGTCTAACTTTTTCTTCCTAGCGGAGTTCAATACGAAAATAAAGGCGCTCCGCGTTGGGAATGGCGTACGTAGTACGGGTGGTATTTCCGGTATAACTGATCAGGGTTGTTCTGAAAGCAAGTCAATTGGTGCTTTGGAAAGTGAGTGCCAGAGGCTAGTCACTGCTTGGTTTACAGAAGGGAAGGAAGAAAGAGATACCGAAGCAGATTCAGTATAGAAAAGAAGAAATTGATACCATTCATTCCAGCTTATTTGATACCCACTTAAAGTTTCTATCAAACCATGTCTTTTTCTTCGAACGTCAATCTCGTAGGAATTTAGATTGGAAGTGTGGTATTGAAGGGCGAAGCCTTTACTCTTTTACTTGTTTCTTTGAATATAATATAACATAGTATTGACTACGCACTTCGAAAGATAATGGTGTATTCCGAGGATCAGTCCGTTTTTTATTGAATTCGCAAATTGATAGATCTGGATGATTAAAAGAATGATTCTTCCCTGGGTATTTCCCCGCTACCATTATGGAAATTGGAGCTTTTCAATTCCATTTTGGAGATGCTCGTAACGATTTTTTTCTTTTGGGTGGGCAAGAAAAGGATTTGACTCTTGAAGATATCAACTCATACGCCTGCTCCATACATTAAAAAACATTTTGGGTACTTTCTATTAGAATGGATAAATAGAAATGGGTACATTCCTCTTTCTCTTTCCTGGCCAAACTACCAaaaaaaaagaagagagagaGCTGTAAGAGCGGTAAAAGCAAGCTCGGTGGCCCGGTTCACTACAGGTTGATGTATCCTTTTGAAAGAAAAGTCAATCTCTCTAAAAAATAAGCACTTCAACAAGTCAGGGCCCTTTTTTATACAACTCCTATGCGTAATTGATAGCTTTTTGGTATTCTCCATATATACTACTAGGTACGAAATAACAGGAAAGATAGAAATAGTGACTTTGGCTTCAAATAGAGAGCAGCTTAAAGGGAAGGAGGACAGCTCTGAAAAAATAACTGAACACTGGCTAGGAACTGGGCTGCACTAAGCCCGGCACTTTTTGGGCTTCTTCATGAATCTCGTTTTCAGGTAAGGTCAGACTTATTGAATATATATCTGAAAGAAAGCAAAGGAATGAATCGTtttttccaattaccttctctcgaaAACCATAGATCTTCTGGTTACCATTGACTATCCGGCACTTTCGTCTGTAGAGCGAAGCAAGAAATTGCATGGAAGGGCTTGCCCTGCTAATATCAGCCTTGTTTGGAACAATAGATGCAATCCATTTCAGTGTATGTCACTGAGTTCACCATTGCAGTTGAGACGTCAGGCAATTGAGCGTTCCCTAGAGTTTGGTTCAAAGGCTAAGGACTCCCCGCCGCCTTCATAAGGGCACTAAGGCGGAGCACGGAAAAGAAAATGGGGCACCCATGTTTTACCAGTCCCGGATCTCAGGGCCGTTTTGCACATGAACGAAATCGAATTTCATTGCGGGAAATTTGGATTTCATGAGGGAGGAAAAGGCAAGGCGGAGGGTGGAGAGTCGTACAATGCATTGGTGGGATGAAGGTGCTAGCTTGGCTGAGATAGGAAGTTTCGATGTGTATGTAGATTTGGTTCTAGTGCCCCCACCCTTTTCGAGATCTGTCAGGATTTAAAAGATGTTATAGTGTAAACTATAGAGAAATGGAATGAATGAAATGTATCTAAGAAGAAAGGAAGCCATGCTCCATCCTGTTTATAAAAAGAACATCACCTCCCTTCCCTTTTTGGTTAGATACCGCTCCGTTAGGTACTAATGCTTCTACCTATCACCCTCcgggtgagtttgagagctgtgtTTTTTCCAACGTTAATAGCATTCCGCGAGAAAAGAGAAAAGTCATCTACTGATGTTGTCAGCGGAGTCCCTCGTCCATCCATGTATGAATAGCGGTATCCCCCATTTTGGACAGTGATGAGGTAGTCGACGCAATTTGCATGTGTATTTGCGTTCGGCTTTGCTACTTTCCTTCTAGACTATAAAAGAATGTCCGCGGAAGGGAATAGTCTACGTGGCCCGGGCCCGGGGTAGTCTTTCAATTCCTTTATCGGGTGGGAGAGTTTAGAACCTGTTAAGCCAATAGCTGCAGCTTTAGTCACACTAGCTACATCAGTGGATCATGGATTTAGCATACCACCTCAGAATAGTCTACGTGGCCCCTACTTTTATTTTACTACTTTTTTTTCCAGTAATGCAGACAGCCCTTTTTAAAGCGCTAGGCCGGGCAGTTGGTACGAAAACAGAACCATTAGTGGAGTAAGATCCCGATCAAAGCAGAGCGGTCTAATCGAAATAATCATATCTAAGAGCAGGCAGGCACACGACTGGATATCAAAGGTGGGGCTCCCCTCCTCTACTCTACTCTACTCTACTAAATGAAATGAAATAGTATTTGTATTTGGGTCGTCTTTGTGTTCGATTCGAATAGAAGCGCCATTGTCATCCGCTGCAGTTCTTCATAGTCCGTCCTAGTAAGCTGGTAGGTTGGTGGATGTGAACATAAACTCCTCATATTTCCTACTGTTGCTTCCTGTATAAAGGAAGAGTTGTCAGACAATGATACTCTTTCCAAATCTGCAATCTTCGTCGTTGTAATGCCTCAGTCATCAATAGTAGATAGTTGCTCAACTATGCAATAAGGATTTTCCTCTCCTCACAGATTGGAGGACTTTCACTTGACTCACTAGTGGGTTTTGCCTCGGGAAACAAGAATATGGATTTGAGCAAGTCTGTTTTCCCATGGGCCTACTACCTGCTATTTTCAAAGCGTAGAGGACCCGCCTTTCTGATCAAAGTATGCTTCCCTTATGGGCGAAACCACTGAATCGGACGGATCCTTTTTTCTTGGATTGACCAGGCCAGCTTCTCCACCCAATTCTTTTCTTACGAGACGAGATAGGCACAGTGTCAGGGTCATGTGATGTGAATGGTTTGTTTGATCTGTTTCTTGTCCCTATGGGTTCGATTGGCAATCAGGATATCGGTCGCTTGGCACTAGTCGAATAGGCGATTCAGTCGTGATAGTGCCATCCCTTGCCCCTTGGAGTGAGTTGAAAGCACTCTTCCAGCTCTTGATTCGCGGAATTCATTACGAAGCAAGATTTCATTTCATTTCCATTTACGTCATTAGCAAAACAAGCAAGATTCACCTCAGGATACGACGAATTCTGGAACACTTCCTTGATTGATATATGCATTTTCTAGAGCAGGCACCATTGACTGCTTCTTCAACGTCTATACTATACGAGACGAGACGAGTTATTGTACGAGTCAAGCTTGCTCCAGACCAAGCTCACTTTACACGGGCTTAGAACTCAACCTGACCCAACAAGAAAACGGATAGACGCAGCGCAACGGCTTGATAGCCTGACTCAGCAAGAGGCGAGGATGCACGTGACTAACTAAAACAGCTTTCGCGCTATCAACTTCTTTGATCGAACCTGGCCTGGCGATTGAAGCATTCGAGATATAGAAGAAACTGCCCAAGTCAACCGGATATTCCAAAGCAAGGGTTATGAATCAAAAGAGAAGTGCCAGCTGGATCTCTGGTTCAAAGTTCAGGGCATGGAATTGATTCGTATGCTCGTTCTCTCGCTGAGCAGAACCATCTCTGTCTGAGAAGACCCAGTCTCCCAGTGTTTCTAGAAAAGGAAATCCCATTCGTCAACCTAAATGGAAGGGCAGGTAAGGGAAGGCCAGCAGGAAATTCAGTAAGTAAGGTATCTCAGTGCCAGTGCTCTCCGGTTTCAAGTTGATGCGGGCAGTCGTGGGGACAGGCAAAGCTGGGATGCCTTACTAGCAGGAATGAAAAGGTATGTATGAACCAACAAAGGTCAAGTAGACGAACACATATCCACTCCACTAGAGAAAGCGTCGAACCAGGGAAGAATGAATGGTTAGAACCAGTCAAGGGTGCCGTACTCATGCCTACGGGGAAAGAGACTGATCCGTATCTGATACGCCTTCACTTCTTTCGAGCTTCTTATTCGATTTCTTAAATGACTTCTTCGGGCCTTACCCTAGACTACCTTCACTTAACTTAATGCAGAAGCCAGAGTTCGAGGAAAGCGGTAGTTGGTTATTTCGGGATGAATTTCTATTTCTAAAATGTGGATGAACATAAATGGACGGAAACGAGAAAAATGCATAATTCATATAAGTTCATTCGAAAGAATGAGGATTCATGATGTCTCTTCCCAACCATTCTTCCTGAGGAAGGCACCTCCGATCGAGTCCTTAGCGCCATGGATATTCTTCGCAGTGCCTTTGGATGCTTCTCAGAAACCGCCTCTTTCCACTGGCTATATGAAATTCCAAATGAGACTTCCCTGCGTCGCCAAAGGAATGGGAAACTTCTTGGTTCGAAACCTTTGATCCTATGCCGCCTGTCTGAAAATAAATATAAGCAAGGCACCTATGACTACGAATCCGAAGGCCAAGCATGCGGATTTGACATGGTTTCCCACTTTTCTCAGAGT
Proteins encoded in this region:
- the LOC118475658 gene encoding NADH-ubiquinone oxidoreductase chain 6 — its product is MILSVLSSPALVSGLMVVRAKNPVHSVLFPILVFCDTSGLLILLGLDFSAMIFPVVHIGAIAVSFLFVVMMFNIQIAEIHEEVLRYLPVSGIIGLIFWWEMFFILDNETIPLLPTHRNTTSLKYTVYAGKVRSWTNLETLGNLLYTYYSVWFLVSSLILLVAMIGAIVLTMHRTTKVKRQDVFRRNALDSRRTTIHIQNRRFFSHKGDDAPVPPADPESI